In a single window of the Papaver somniferum cultivar HN1 chromosome 8, ASM357369v1, whole genome shotgun sequence genome:
- the LOC113305047 gene encoding F-box/kelch-repeat protein At3g06240-like, with protein sequence MWKDIQTNIHYEFYAEQSVVLINYVLHSIGTRSGNYNSLVSFEISSEIFSELQPPNKVPLESNYWGLSPVVGELEGCLCLLVLDPWAYFCCVAWVMQDYGVQESWTKISIDTSFVEQYPLRAMGSSENGKILYLNGHDNLVIYDKKHRSDRQLKVCDSVEFTSGVKYFESLVSLKSSTYSGIEAHGRIN encoded by the coding sequence ATGTGGAAAGACATCCAAACCAATATCCATTATGAGTTTTATGCTGAACAATCTGTTGTGCTTATTAATTATGTTCTTCATTCGATAGGCACAAGGTCGGGCAATTACAACTCACTGGTCTCCTTCGAGATCAGCAGTGAGATATTTAGTGAATTGCAACCACCGAATAAAGTACCATTGGAGAGTAACTATTGGGGTCTGTCTCCGGTTGTGGGAGAGTTAGAAGGGTGCCTTTGCTTACTTGTTCTTGATCCATGGGCTTATTTTTGTTGTGTTGCATGGGTGATGCAGGATTACGGTGTTCAAGAATCTTGGACTAAGATCTCTATCGATACGAGTTTTGTCGAGCAGTATCCACTCAGGGCCATGGGGTCTTCAGAGAATGGAAAGATTTTATACTTAAATGGCCACGACAATCTAGTTATATACGACAAAAAACATAGAAGTGATAGGCAACTGAAAGTTTGCGATTCTGTGGAGTTTACATCGGGggtgaaatattttgagagcttAGTCTCACTTAAATCTAGTACTTATTCGGGTATTGAAGCacatggaagaatcaattga